One genomic window of Conger conger chromosome 9, fConCon1.1, whole genome shotgun sequence includes the following:
- the LOC133137732 gene encoding phostensin-like has protein sequence MSASLPEWKQQLLERKRREEEEKERREHEEEARLANMPAWKRGIIQRRRAKQDGGGGGEPKPPFRSKSSDCFVPPPRGEGRGPGAGPCRGVPKRSVSFSERPIDQEQGEGVGPEPQGRHSDSPVGGAWPDGEGEGPDRGFGAEPKKGGHRDPPTGGVEERERGRGSPSCVPKMEPEIQVPRVHFYGEEPTQGAGPGAGRPLTFRAKSLQEKIGESYSGRLERSSSRQRGRETLCTAAIAGSPGTRRRTVRRLHGTSVASCRGGQRAEPVGQGAEPESEGVAVATLQTSLELLHLREAGAGGRKWPPQLGQKAGGETQPPPQALRGPRALPAPSSQPQTPKPLTISPRTGPAEQGAPADPTPAATPPLFSLRSSGGAQGKRGNTITISPRRSPAGLGAVRAGAPTRTGCSITVTPRATAAPAPTPTPNGTAAEPGDGGKKRYPTAQEIQVIGGYQSLDRSCLAKQRRKHKEVKVCFDDTRLEQLCEYPSESAWLACFPCPTQPITEREGQARGVEDEEEEEEEEGGAFPSGNVRMARPAAGRMLRVDESCHR, from the exons ATGTCTGCCTCCTTGCCGGAATGGAAGCAGCAGCTgctggagaggaagaggagagaggaagaggagaaagagaggagggagcaTGAGGAGGAGGCGCGGCTGGCCAACATGCCCGCCTGGAAGCGCGGGATCATCCAGCGGAGGAGAGCCAAGCaggacggaggaggaggaggagag CCCAAGCCCCCGTTCCGCTCCAAGAGCTCCGACTGCTTCGTCCCGCCCCCCAGGGGTGAGGGGCGTGGCCCAGGGGCGGGGCCCTGCAGGGGCGTCCCCAAACGCTCCGTCAGCTTCTCTGAGCGGCCAATCGACCAAGAGCagggggaaggggtggggccAGAACCGCAGGGTCGCCATAGTGACAGCCCAGTGGGCGGGGCCTGGCCCgatggtgagggggaggggccagacagGGGCTTCGGGGCAGAGCCTAAAAAAGGG GGGCACAGAGACCCCCCCacggggggagtggaggagcgggagagagggagggggagcccCAGCTGTGTGCCCAAAATGGAGCCCGAAATCCAGGTACCCAGGGTGCACTTCTACGGCGAGGAGCCAACACAGGGAGCGGGCCCAGGGGCGGgacgacctttgacctttcGCGCCAAGtccctgcaggagaagatcgg CGAGAGCTACAGCGGGCGTCTGGagcgcagcagcagcagacagagaggcagagagacgcTCTGCACCGCCGCCATCGCCGGGAGTCCAGGGACCCGGAGGAGGACGG TGCGGCGCCTTCACGGCACATCCGTGGCCAGTTGCCGTGGCGGCCAAAGGGCGGAGCCCGTGGGGCAGGGGGCGGAGCCAGAATCGGAAGGGGTTGCCGTGGCGACCCTGCAGACGAGTCTGGAGCTGCTGCACCTGAgggaggcgggggcggggggcaggaaGTGGCCCCCCCAGCTCGGCCAAAAGGCCGGAGGGGAGACCCAGCCCCCGCCCCAGGCCCTGAGGGGGCCCCGGGCCCtgcccgccccctccagccagccTCAGACCCCCAAGCCTCTCACCATCAGCCCCAGGACCGGGCCCGCAGAGCAGGGGGCCCCCGCCGACCCCACGCCTGCAGCCACACCCCCCCTCTTCTCCCTCAGGAGCTCCGGCGGGGCTCAGGGGAAAAGGGGCAACACCATCACCATCTCCCCCCGCAGGTCTCCCGCAGGCCTGGGGGCAGTTAGGGCAGGCGCCCCTACCCGCACAGGCTGCAGCATCACTGTCACCCCTCGGGCGaccgccgcccccgcccccacccccacccccaacggGACGGCCGCAGAACCAGGGGACGGAGGCAAGAAGAGGTACCCCACGGCCCAGGAGATCCAGGTGATCGGAGGGTACCAGAGTCTGGACCGGTCCTGCCTGGCAAAGCAGCGCCGCAAGCACAAGGAG GTGAAGGTGTGCTTTGACGACACGCGGTTGGAGCAGCTTTGCGAGTACCCTTCAGAGAGCGCGTGGTTGGCCTGCTTCCCCTGCCCCACCCAGCCAATcacggagagagagggccagGCCAGAGGggtggaggacgaggaggaagaggaggaggaagagggaggagcgTTCCCATCCGGGAACGTCAGGATGGCGCGGCCTGCAGCTGGCCGAATgctgagagtgg ATGAGTCATGTCATCGATGA
- the nrm gene encoding nurim, which yields MASVTGRNLAICIIALINFVFVFGTGAEFVRFISFRAIYHNITGGPPLCRDSVSWSEALRDSSVLRAAAVDLGLLALFAAQHSLLAWDPVKRACLSVLGVLNRTAYCAATALALQVLMRCWQPVTGAPCLWSVSTAPWSAWFPLLCFTLHFLCWAVICSILLIFDYPELLGIKQVYYECLGLGDPLSLKSPRAQRLFSHLRHPVCVELCVVLWLLPSLPLDRLLLAAGLTAYLALAHSLDTQDCDYLSVQLASKLHLFSLPPEGSVEANSHKQD from the exons GGGCGGAATTTGTCCGGTTCATCTCATTCAGAGCAATTTACCACAACATCACCGGAGGGCCACCGCTGTGTCGGG ATTCTGTGTCATGGTCGGAGGCGCTGCGTGACAGCTCGGTGCTCCGTGCGGCGGCGGTGGACCTGGGGCTGCTAGCTCTGTTTGCCGCCCAGCATAGCCTCCTCGCCTGGGACCCTGTCAAAcgggcctgtctgtctgttctgggAGTCCTGAACCGGACTGCCTACTGCGCGGCCACTGCACTGGCTCTCCAG GTGCTGATGCGCTGCTGGCAGCCTGTGACTGGCGCCCCCTGCCTGTGGAGTGTGAGCACTGCGCCCTGGAGCGCCTGGTTCCCGCTGCTCTGCTTCACGCTGCACTTCCTGTGCTGGGCCGTCATCTGCAGCATCCTGCTCATCTTCGACTACCCCGAGTTGCTGGGCATCAAACAG gtGTACTATGAGTGCCTGGGTTTGGgggaccccctctctctgaagtcCCCCCGGGCCCAGAGGCTCTTCTCCCACCTGcggcaccctgtgtgtgtggagctgtgcgTGGTCCTGTggctcctcccctccctgcccctggACCGCCTCCTCCTGGCTGCCGGTCTGACCGCCTACCTGGCCCTGGCGCACTCCCTGGACACGCAGGACTGCGATTACCTCAGCGTGCAGCTGGCCAGCAAGCTGCACCTCTTCTCcctgccaccagagggcagcgtGGAGGCTAACAGTCACAAGCAAGactga